The DNA sequence CCTAGCAATCTATTTGAAATCGAGGATATCAATTCAGAACAGGTGGGCACTTTTTTAGACGCTAGAAATTTAATTGAGGATGTTGACAAAAAAGTTCAGTTGCACAACATGAGTCCGAACTTTTCATCCTAACATTATATGTGAATGAGGGTAAAGAGATTTTTGATTATGTGACTTTTCTTCGGATGCAGAAGTTGATTTGACGGATATTGCTTTGTAGTCCATTTTCCGAGTTGTTATCTCCAACAATGATGGCTCCCAACTCGACTATGGAAGTCACATTTGGTAAAGGACCAGACATGCTTGCTTTTCAAATTATTGTTAAGGAAGGAAGTACGTATTCAAGGTGACAAAGCGGTTCTTCAACTGCCAACTTTACATGGAGAATATATTATCGTAGTGATGGCACAATGGGATAATGACATCATTCTATACTGCTTGTTAAAGTGTAATTGAGTAATTACAAGTGTATTTCTCGGTATACCTAAAAACATTTTATTAAAATACAACATAAATTTATTGTAAAACGATAAATTTATGTATAAAATAAGAATAAGATAATGAAATGAGGTGCGAAAATGAACCGTGGAAAAACACACTTTTTAAAGATAGCCGTTATTCTCATCGGACTAACCATACTTTGCTTATCTATATTTTATTTACCCTGGTTAGCCAATGAAACAGCAAGGATGTTCCCTGAGTATTCTTATTTGCAATATCCTGTTTTATTCGGTTTGTATGTGACAGTCATACCCTTTTACTTTTCACTATATCAGGCATTTACCCTGTTGCTTTATATTGATGAGAACAAAGCCTTTTCAGGAGAGGCTGTACAAAGGTTGATTTCTATTAAAAAATCAGCTGTCTTGATAACGCTAATATATATGGCAGGCATTTTCTTTCTCGCCCTACAACGAGCAATGCATCCTGGAATAGGAATTATTGCTTTAGTCATTATGCTTACATCCGTGGTGATAGCGGTTTTTGCTTCGGTTCTTCAGCAACTATTGCAGCAAGCATTGCAGATTAAATCAGAAAACGACTTGACGGTGTAGGGGGAAGGTATGGCCATCATTATTAACATAGATGTCATGTTAGCAAAAAGAAAAATGAGCGTAACCGAACTATCTGAAAAAGTCGGAATTACGATGGCGAATCTCTCTATTTTAAAAAACGGGAAGGCAAAAGCCATTCGTCTTTCTACGTTGGATGCCATTTGCAAAGCGTTAGATTGCCAGCCCGGAGATATACTGGAATACAAAGGTGATGAAGACACATCGTTTCTTTGAACGCTCAGTTCGATTAGAAATTTAAGGAATTGCGGTTGGAGTAGTTTAAAAAGAGTAAAAAACATGTAGTTTGGAGAGAATGAGAAACAGAAAACAATTAGGAGGTTTTGGAAATGCCTAAAGTTGAAGTTTCTTGTGCCATCTCAAACTGTACATTTTACGGCGAAGGCAATGTGTGTACCGCAGATAAAATTATGGTGGAATTAGATAACCATGCAAGATATGACACAGAAATGTCCGCCGAATTAAATGAGAAAAATCATATTGATGAGGCAGATACATCAGCAGAAACCTGTTGTAAGACATTTAAACCAAAGAGGTTTTAAGAAGGGGGGCGTCTTAAAGGTCATTAAAGACTTTTGAGGCGTCTTATTATGTATAAAAAAGTTGCTTTTAGCGCCCTGGTACCCCTTATATTCAAAAATATGGTAAACTGTTTAATATAACTTTTTGTGGGGGACATTATGGATAAACAGGCTGTACGTTTACTTTCATTATTATCCTTATTTTATGGCGGGATTGCGGTTATCTTCTACTTTAATGGCTTCAACGGGGGTATTGGTGGGTCGTTTGTTGCTGATTTAAAAGCACTTTATCCTGCGGAAGAGAACGTGCCACCTGTCAATGGGGTGCAGAATATACCTCTAGCTGTTGGAATAAGTTTAGCGTTTTTGTGGGGCTTGTTTTATAGTGTCTATTTTATTAATGGAAAAACTAGAACTGTTCTGACAGGAAAGCATGAAGAAGTAACTTTCAGGGAAATTGCCGCAACAGGTGAGACTGTAAATGAAACTCTTCAACTGGACTCAGATAACTTACAAATGAAATTGTTGTTATTCCTTATGGGTGTTGTAATTTTTGGAGGACTTTTGTTAACGTCTTTCATAGACTCATCTTTTTATATTAAGAAATATTCAGTAGATCATCTATGGGACTTTCGAATTTTTACGGTTTCGCTAGGAAGTTTTTATTTTCTATTAGTCTACTTATACTATCGTAGGAAGAATAAGATAGTTGACTAGGCAAAACAGCGTAATGTTAGCCACTCTTGATGTTCAAGGGGTGGCTTTTTTTCTAAGGTGATAGGTTTTAGGTTTTTCTTTCGTATTACATTATAGAACGATACGTTAGAAAAAGGAGGGGCGAAATGGAAATTACTGAAAGTAATGTCGTTCATCAAATTAAAAAGAAAAATGAAAAAGCTCTCGTCTTTGTTATACATCAATATGGTGGATTACTTCATGCAATTATTACCCGCCATATCCATGGAAGAACTCAAGATTATGAAGAGTGCTTGGATGATGTGTTACTGTCGATTTGGAATCATATTGATTCTTATGACGCAAACAAAAATTCATTTAAACAATGGGTTGCAGCAATTGCAAAATACAAAGCGATTGATTACCAAAGGAAATACGTGCTTCAACAAACCAGGTATCACGAAGGTGAAATCACTGATAATTTGATACAAACAAAGATTGAAACGTCTATTCCTGAGGTCGACGAGTTACTTGAGGAGCTATCAGATAGCGAACGGTTGGTTTTTACGAAGTACTATTTAGAAGGAACACCGGCAAAAGAAATTGCAACACAATTTGATGCAAAGGAATCATGGGTGCATAACAAGCTATCAAGAGGGAGAAAAAAGCTAAGAACCCTCTTTGTTCATCATTTTAAAGCGTGAGGAGTGAGAATATGTCGTTATATAATGATTTGAATGACGTGAATGTTGAAGTCGATGAGTATGAGGAAATTCAGCTAACTGAATTTGAGAAAAAGAAATGGGAAAAGAGAATACTCGCCAAAGTAAAAAAACAAAAGAACAAACAGAAGAAAAAAGCAGGGGCAATAGCGCTTATCGTTTTAACAAGTATTACAATTAGTACAGTCACAGCAGCTCATGTTCCGTATGTAGCTGGATTGATTGAAGAATACATCGGAAGTCATCAGGAGAAAGATTTTACCCCTTATAAAACAGCCATTGGTGAGACAGCGGAAAATGAATACGGGAAATGGACGTTAAATGAAGTGTTAGTTGATAGTGGAAGGTTGCTGCTAAGCTCGACGTTTGAACCTAATAAAGGTGTAAAATTTGATTACCAAACACATCCAACCACAACGGTTCGTATGAATGGTGTACAACTGTTGCCAGAATTACATGGAGGTCAAACGATTAAAAATAGCGATTCATCCTTTACTGTGTTCAATGAAATTGAGTTTCGTGACATGCCAGTAGGAGATCAAATTTCGTTTCATATTGCATACGATCATTTGCACTTCGATCGACCTGTTGAAACCCCGTGGGTGTTTGACATTAACGTCCCAACAGAACAATTAGCGATAAACAGTCAAACGATTGAAATAGATTATTCGATTCCTCTTGATAACGGTCATGTCGTTTACGTTGATAAAATGATTACAACTCCTGTTTCAACCATTCTTTATTTCGAGTGGCCTGAACAAGAATATCATGTTGGGTTTACTCTTACTAGTGAATC is a window from the Bacillus alkalicellulosilyticus genome containing:
- a CDS encoding DUF2975 domain-containing protein; the encoded protein is MNRGKTHFLKIAVILIGLTILCLSIFYLPWLANETARMFPEYSYLQYPVLFGLYVTVIPFYFSLYQAFTLLLYIDENKAFSGEAVQRLISIKKSAVLITLIYMAGIFFLALQRAMHPGIGIIALVIMLTSVVIAVFASVLQQLLQQALQIKSENDLTV
- a CDS encoding sigma-70 family RNA polymerase sigma factor translates to MEITESNVVHQIKKKNEKALVFVIHQYGGLLHAIITRHIHGRTQDYEECLDDVLLSIWNHIDSYDANKNSFKQWVAAIAKYKAIDYQRKYVLQQTRYHEGEITDNLIQTKIETSIPEVDELLEELSDSERLVFTKYYLEGTPAKEIATQFDAKESWVHNKLSRGRKKLRTLFVHHFKA
- a CDS encoding DUF1540 domain-containing protein, which codes for MPKVEVSCAISNCTFYGEGNVCTADKIMVELDNHARYDTEMSAELNEKNHIDEADTSAETCCKTFKPKRF
- a CDS encoding helix-turn-helix domain-containing protein — translated: MAIIINIDVMLAKRKMSVTELSEKVGITMANLSILKNGKAKAIRLSTLDAICKALDCQPGDILEYKGDEDTSFL
- a CDS encoding DUF4179 domain-containing protein; this encodes MSLYNDLNDVNVEVDEYEEIQLTEFEKKKWEKRILAKVKKQKNKQKKKAGAIALIVLTSITISTVTAAHVPYVAGLIEEYIGSHQEKDFTPYKTAIGETAENEYGKWTLNEVLVDSGRLLLSSTFEPNKGVKFDYQTHPTTTVRMNGVQLLPELHGGQTIKNSDSSFTVFNEIEFRDMPVGDQISFHIAYDHLHFDRPVETPWVFDINVPTEQLAINSQTIEIDYSIPLDNGHVVYVDKMITTPVSTILYFEWPEQEYHVGFTLTSESGEEVSWDTRSGNPESSFIRFHPLDDDAESYQLLPYIEMKPNYEIKELTEHIIEIRH